The Saccharopolyspora gregorii genomic interval GACTCGCGCGGTGCGCGCGGCTCATTCGGCCGGACTCGAACCGGCGGGCAATGATTCGAGGAACATGCGGAATGCATCCGCATCAACCCCGAATGGGCCGTGCAATGGATGCATCAGTTGCACCGAGAGGTAGATCGTGAATCCGAGGGTCAAGGTGAGCAGCACCATCGTCGCGACGTTGGCGGGCCGGGCGCTCAACCCCACCAGCAGCGGGAACGCGATCATCAGCACCGCGCCGAGCACGCTGCCCGCCAGCAGCACCAGGTTGAACCGCTGGTCGTCGGTGGAGATGTCGACCCGCTCCCGGTGGGCCTCGTCGATCTGGCGCAGGTCGGTGAGCACCTGCTCGCGGGCGGACTTCAGCACCTCGGCGTCCGCGGGCAGCGCGATCGCCTCCGCCCGCATCCCGTCGATCAGCCGGTCCACCTGCGCATCGGGCCGCCCCTGGTCCAGGGACGGCCACTCGTGCTCGGCGACCCGGGCGGCGTACTGCTCGGCCAGCGAGCGCAGCGCGGTGGCCTGCTCCGCGGGCACCGCGGCGACCTGCCAGTGCACGTCGCTGAGCGCGTTGACCTCCTGCTGCGCGGCCTTCTCCACGTCGTCGCCGTTCTGCCAGGCGAACACGATGTAGAACGCGAGGACCACGGTGAACAGCGCGTTCAGCACGCCGCCGACGAACGACTGCGAATCCGAGTCGGAGTCACCGGCCGCGACGGCTGCGCGACGGGCGCCGAGCAGCGTCACCGCGGCCACGGCCGCGGTGAGCAGCACGAGAGCCAGAAATCCGAGGTAGATCACGAGGTATCCGTTCTGACTGCGCGGACGGGCGCGGACACGCCCGCGGAATGTTCGGAATGGGGCGAATTCGGTCGCGCGGTGCCATCGGTGAACCGCGCGCGACGTCGGACCCGGGATCGAGGCGGGAAGCAGGCCGCCCCCTCGGTCCGCCGCGAAGAACCCTACCCGCCGAACCCCGTTGAAAGGAGAACTTTCCAGCGCCGGGGCGGAAAATCACCGAATGGGGTGATCTTGAACGGTCACCCGGATCGGTAATGGCGGTTTCCAATTCCGCGCCCTTCGCGAGCGAATGCGCGTAGCCGCTGGTCAACCCGCCACATCGACCATTGTAGACTTTCCGCGGATCGGCCGGGACCGCGAATTCCGAGTGCTACGGTTTTCCGCGACCACCGATGAGTCCCCGCGTTCCCGCTGGTCGAATTCACGCATTCCACGAAGCA includes:
- a CDS encoding bestrophin-like domain; translation: MIYLGFLALVLLTAAVAAVTLLGARRAAVAAGDSDSDSQSFVGGVLNALFTVVLAFYIVFAWQNGDDVEKAAQQEVNALSDVHWQVAAVPAEQATALRSLAEQYAARVAEHEWPSLDQGRPDAQVDRLIDGMRAEAIALPADAEVLKSAREQVLTDLRQIDEAHRERVDISTDDQRFNLVLLAGSVLGAVLMIAFPLLVGLSARPANVATMVLLTLTLGFTIYLSVQLMHPLHGPFGVDADAFRMFLESLPAGSSPAE